GCGAACGCCAGCAGGTCGAAGCCGACATCCGCGCCGCCGACCTGCAGCTCGCCACCAACCAGAACCTGGTGTCCGAGGCGATGGCGCAGGCCCCCGTCGCCAATGTCGGCCTGTTCAACGAGAATGTCCGGATCGATTACAAGATCGTCCGTACGGTCGAAGGCGAACCGCGCGAAATCGCGGCGGAAGAGAACACGCCCGTGCTGCCGGGCGACGTGGTCAAGGTCGCGCTTGCGGCGATCCCCGTGAACTGACGGCAACGCCATGCGCATTGCCAGGGCATGGCTGATCGACCCGGAGCATAACCGCCTCTACGGCGTCGCCGCGATGACGCTGTCGGTCTTCGTGTTCGCCTACTCGACCATTTTCGGGCCGGTTTCGATCCTGGCCTATTATGCCTTATGGCTGCCGCTGATCTTCGTGGACTATCGCAAGGTCCTGGGCTCCGTCGTCCTGGCGCCGTGGATCGTGGCCTTCGTGGCCGTCGCGCTGCTGTCCACCTTCTGGTCCGATGCCTTCTCCACCACGGCGCGCGCCAGCATCCAGTTCGCGACGCACGCCCTGTGCGCCCTGATCGCCGTCAATACGCTTTCCGTCCGCACCCTGACGCGCGGCGTCGTCATCGGCGTCGTGCTGGTGCTGGTCTATTCGTTCCTGTTCGGCCACTACAGCTACGACGCGCTCGACGGAACCTACAGCTTCGTGGGCTCCTTCTCGTCCAAGAACCAGCTGGGCCTCTATGCCTCGCTCGGCGTCTATTTCGGCCTCGCGGCCGTGTTCATTCTGGGAGAACGGGGCCTCTGGCGCATCGGATGCCTCGCATGCGTCCTGCTTTCGGCCTATGGAATGGTCGCTTCGCAGTCCGCGACATCCATCCTCGCAACGGCCGCCACGATCCTGGTAACCTTCGGCCTGCGTATTCTGCTGGCCTTTCGCCCCCGTCACCGCCGGGTCATCCTGATCGTCGCCATCCTTGCCGTCGCGGCGCTCGTCCCGGTCCTGGCCGGAGCAGGGCTTGCCGACGCCGTGCTGGGGATATTCGGCAAGGATTCCACCCTGACGGGCCGAACCTATCTCTGGGCGCAAGGCATTGCGGCCGGCAACGAGAACCCTTTGGGGGGCACGGGCTACTACGCCTACTGGGTCCAGGGATTTCCGGAGGCGGAACGCCTCTGGTACGAGTTCTACATCGCCACACGCACCGGCTTCCATTTCCACAACACCTATATCGAGCTGTATGTGGAACTCGGTTTCATCGGCCTTCTGGTCATGACGTTCTTCCTGTACCGGACGCTGTTCGGGCATCTGGCGGCACTGACGCGGGATGCCCGCAATCCCTCCGCGCACCTGATGTTCGGGCTCGTCACGATGTTCGCGATCCGCTCCTTCGTGGAGATCGACATCATCACGCCCTATACGGTCGGCGCGTTCCTCATGTTCTATGCCGCCGGGCTTCTGGTGAAACGGCGGCGCGCTTCTGCGGCCGCTCCAGTTGCGGTGGCCATGACGGCACGGCGCGGCCCGCATTCAGCAGATACAGAAGCGGCGACACCCGCCCGATGATCTGCAGCGCGACGACCGAGGTCGCCAGCGCCGCGAAGGGCAGCCCGAAAAACGTGATCGGGAAGAGGTCCGACCCGTAGTTGCCGAAAGCCCGCCGCAGCAGAATCTGCCCATAGTCGAACAGGATGGCGTGGCTGCAGAAGGCGAAGAAGACATAAGGCTCCAGTTCGCGGCACAGCTTGCCGAACCGCAGCGTGGCCAGAAGGCCTGTCAGGCGCCAGATCGCGGCAGCCATGGAGAACCGGAGTGCGATGTCGAGCGCGGTCGACGCATCTTCGCTCCAGCTGACGATCGAGCCCTGGTTCATGCGGACGACCAGGAAAACGGCGACGATCGGCAGCAGCGCCAGCGACAGCGGAGCAGCGATCCTGTCGAGGTCGTCGCGTGCCAGCCCCCTCTCCCGCAGCCAGAGCCCGGCTGCAAAGAACAGCATCAGGGGCGGCCTCTGCAGCAGATGGAGCGGTTCGCCGAAGAACGCGAAGAGAAGCAGGGCGCCCGCCGTCGCCAGAGGCGCCCGCCGCAGGCCCGCCAGAAGGATCGGCGTGAACAGGCAGCAGACAAACAGATCGCGCAGGAACCACAGCGGTACGACCATCGGCCATTCCGTTATGGCCAGGAAGGCGTTGGCGAGGCCCATGGCATCGAGCGCCGGAAGCTTGTCCCATTTGCCGGACAAGAGGCCGTAACCCACGATGCAGGCCAGCATGACCGCATTCCAGGCGACAAGCGGCACCAGCAGCGTCTGCGCCTTGGACCGGTACAGCCGCAATGGGCCTATCTTGGCGATGGTGCTGACGATGAGATAGCCGGAAACGATGCTGAGCAGCGCGACGGAACTCAGCCCCATGACGCGCGTCAGCAGAAAATAGACGATATCGAACACACCTTCCGCCGGGCGGGCATTCACGTTATCCGCGACACCGGGCTGAACGTGCACGAACATCATCATGAAGATGCAGACGGTCCGGCCTATGCGGATGCGGTCTGAATCCTGCGGGTCCAGGCGCACTGCGCCCGATGCGTGTGTTGCCGGGAACGCCATCCCACGGTCCCTCCTGTTCGGAACATGCGTCCTCGGCGCTCGATCGACGATACGCGGAGGGAAGGCTGGTTCGTCAGTTGGGGCGGCCCTGATCGATGCGAGGCCGCGCGAGACGATCGGTCATCGACCGTCTTTCGTAAGGTCGGCAAATTATGCCCGATGGAATGTGGCATCGCAATGCACAATCACTAATTGATACCGCAAGCTTTGATTTTGTCGCGGCCACACGCTCGAAGACAGAACGGTTCCAATTCGCACGCGCATGTTCTAACCCTTGGACAAGCGCGCCGGGCCGGTCTGTCGGCGGCGCTCCAATGGAATGGAAAGCCCTTGCCCGAGATGTCCGAAGGCCAGAACCGTCCTGCTGGCGATACACCCCGCGTTGCGCTGTTCGTCACATGCCTCGTGAACGTCATGCGCCCCGGCATCGCGGAGTGCACGATCGACCTCCTGGAAGCGGCCGGCGCGCGCGTCGAGGTGCCTTTGGCGCAGACCTGCTGCGGCCAGCCCGCCTTCAATTCAGGCGATGCGGACGGCGGAGCACGCATGGCCAAGCACCAGATTCCGCTTCTGGAAGACTATGATTATGTCGTGGTGCCTTCCGGCTCCTGCGGCGCGACGATGAAGCACGAATGGCCGAAGGCGCTGGCCTCGGAGCCGCAATGGGCGGCGCGGGCGGAGGCGCTGGCGGGGCGCACCTACGAGGTGCTCACTTTCCTCAGCGACGTGATGGACTTCGTGCCCAGGACGCCGCCGCTGGCGACAAGCGCCACCTATCACGATACCTGCTCCGGCCTGCGCGAACTCGGCATCCATGACCAGCCCCGCCGCCTTCTGGCCGCCGTCGAGGGGTTGGAGATGCGCCCGCTGCCGGGGGCGGACGTCTGCTGCGGTTTCGGCGGGACCTTTTGCGTGAAATATCCCGCAATCTCCAACGCCATCGTCGGCGAGAAGGCGGACGCGATCGAGGGTACGGGGGCCGCGATGCTGCTCGGCGGTGATCTCGGCTGCCTGATGAACATGGCGGGCAAGCTGCAGCGGCGCGGCTCTTCCGTGCGGGTCTTCCATACGGTGGAGGTTCTGGCGGGCGCGGCGGGCGGACCGGCCATCGGCGAAAAGGGAGACGGGCGATGAGCGAACTGGCGACGCTTCCGCCATTCAAGACGCGCGCCGGGGAGGCCCTGGCCGACGGCTGGCTCAAGACGGCCATCGACCGCACCACGGGCACGGCGCGCGCCAAGCGTGCGGCCATCGTAGGCCAATGGCCGGATTTCCAGGTGGCGCGCCAGCGTGGCAAGGCCATCAAGGATCACGTCGTCGCCAATCTCGGCCACTACCTTGCCGAGTTCGAGCGGAATGCGGTCGCCAGCGGTGCGCATGTCCATTACGCGTCCACCGCGGACGAGGCCGCCGACCTGGTCGTGCGCCTGTGCAAGGAGGCCGGCGCCCGCAGCGTCACGCGCTCCAAATCCATGCTCGGCGAGGAGATCGGGCTGCCGCATGCGCTGGCGGAAGCCGGCATCGAGCGGGTCGAGACCGACCTTGCCGAACATATCGTGCAACTGGCCGGCGAGCGCCCCAGCCACATCATCTGGCCGGCGCTGCACAAGACGCGCGAGCAGATTTCGGAGCTGTTCAAGGCCACCCACGACGACCCGCACGGGGAGGAGACCCCCGAGGCGATGGCCGCGTCCGCCCGTCGCTTCCTGCGCGTCAAGTTCCTCGAGGCCGACATCGGCATATCGGGCGCCAATTTCCTCGTCGCCGACAGCGGCTCCGTCTGCACGGTCACCAACGAGGGCAACGCGGAAATGACCACGACGCCGCCGCGCGTGCATATCGTGACGGCCGGCATCGAAAAGCTCATCCCCTCCGCCGCCCATGCGGCTACCATGCTGCGCCTGCTCGTCCGCTCCGCCACCGGCGCGGCGCTGACCCAGTACACGACCTTCCATACCGGACCGAAACGGCCGGGCGACCTCGACGGTCCGGACGCCTTCCACATCGTTCTCGTGGATAACGGCCGGACCCGCATGCTGGCCGACCCGGAGTTGAGGGACATGCTTCGCTGCATCCGGTGCGGTGCGTGCATGAACCATTGCCCGGTCTTCAACCAGATCGGCGGCCATGCCTATGGCGGCACCTATCCCGGGCCCATGGGCGCCGTCCTGACGCCCATCTTCGACGGGCTCGAGAAATCGCGCGATCTCGTCGGAGCCTGCACCCTCAACGGACGCTGCCGCGAGGTGTGCCCCGTCGACATCCCGCTTCCGACGCTCATCAAGGGGTGGCGCGACCGCAGCTGGCGCGAGGGGCTGGAACCCGCAACCATGCGTAGCGGCGTCAAGGCATGGGTATTCCTGTCCACCCATCCGCGCCTGTATCGTGCGGTCGGACGCCTCGGATCGCTCGCCTTGCGTATCCTCGGGCGCGGCAACGGGCGCATCCGGCGTCTTCCGCTGGCTGGCGGCTGGACGCAGTTCCGCGACATGCCCGCGCCCGATGGCCCATCCTTCCTGGCGAGCCAGGCCGCGCGCCGGAGGAAAAAGCCATGAGTGCGCGGCAGGCCATTTTCAAGCGCATCGCAGGGGCGATCGGCCCGGCCCGTCCGGCAGAAGAGATCGCCGCCGAAGCTCGCGCCCTCCTTGCCGACCCGGAGGCCGTGCGGCCTCCCACTCCGCGCGGTGACGTCGGGACACGGTTCATGGATGCCGTCGCGCGCCTGCCGCCCGGTGCGTCGGTGGAGCGGATCGACGACATGTCCACCCTGCCCGTCGCCGTCGCCCGGCGGCTTGCCGCGATGAGCCTCGAGCCGGCGCTGAAGATACAGCCCACCCCGGATTTTCAGGCGCTGGATTTCGAAGCCGCCGGCATTGGCCTGCGGGATACGGTCAACGACCGCACCGCCCTGTCGCTGGCAGAAGCCGCCATTGCCGAAACGGCAAGCCTCGTCATCCGGTCGGGCCCGCACATGCCGGTCCTGGATGCCTTCTTGCCGCTACACCATCTGGTGGCCGTCCGGCGGCGCGACATCCTTCCCTATCTGGACGATTTCCTCGACCATGCCGATCTCGGCCGCAGCCGCAACGTGGTGATCGTGACCGGGCCCAGCGGCACCACCGACATCGAAGGCAGCCTCGTTATCGGCGTGCACGGCCCGGCGACGCTGCATATCTTCGTCGTGGACGAGGGCTGAGCCACCGCCATGTGGACACGCCGCTTGTTCGGGACAGACCCGTTCGAGGCCGCGCGGCGTCTTCGTCCGCTGGGCGGCCTCGCCTTTCTGGACAGCGCCGCCGCCGGACCGCCGCTCGGTAGGCGATCCTACGTCGCAGCCGCGCCCTTCCGGCGCTACGAGATCGATTCGCTGGACGGCGACCTTGCAGCCCTGCGCGCGCTCCTGGCGCGATACCGGATCGAGGCAGAGGACGGGGGCGCCTTGGCCGGTGCGGCGATCGGCGCTTTTTCGTACGATTTCGCGCATCGCCTCGAAAGGCTCCGAAAGCCGGCCGACTGGGACGATCGCGCGCGCCTCGCCGCATTCGGGCTGTACGGCACGGTGCTGACCTTCGACCATGTATCGGGCCATGCCGTCATGGCGAGCGCCGGCTTCTCGCAGGCGTACGACAGGCAAACGCCCGCCACCCTGCGCCGCGACGAGGCGGAGCGACAGTTCGATCGCATCGAGGTCGCCTTGGCGGCGGAGACGCGGCCGCTGCCAGGCAATCCACCGGTGACAGGTTTTCGGTCCGACTTCACGCGTGCCGAGTACCAACGGGCCATCGAACGCGTGCGCGCCTATATCCACGAAGGCGACATCTATCAGGCGAATATCGCACAGAGCTTCTCCGCCGACCTGCCGGACGGCTTCGACGCGCTCGCCTTCCATGGCGCCCTGCGACAACGCAACCCGGCGCCCTTCGCCGCCTATCTGGAACTGCCGGGAGAGACCGTCGTCTCCTCGTCGCCGGAGCGGTTCATGGCGCTGACCGGCGATGCGGTCGAGACGCGGCCCATCAAGGGTACGGCGCGCCGGTTGCCGGACCCCGGGGAGGACAGGCAGCAGGCCGAGGCGCTTCTGGCATCGGTGAAGGATCGGGCGGAGAACGTCATGATCGTCGATCTGCTGCGCAACGACCTGTCCCGCGTGGCGATCGCCGATACGGTCGATGCCCCGGTGCTGTGCGGCCTCGAAACCTTTGCTTCCGTCCACCATCTGGTGTCCGTCGTCACGGCGCGCCTGCGTCCGGGCTTCGATGCGCTCGACATCGTGGCGGCCTGCTTTCCCGGCGGATCCATCACCGGCGCCCCGAAAATCCGCGCCATGGACATCATCACGGAGCTGGAGCGGCGGCGGCGCGGCATCTATTGCGGCTGCATCGGCTATCTGGGGTTCGATGGATCGATGGATTTCAACATCGCCATCCGCACCGTAAGCCTTGCCGCCGGCCGGGCGCGCCTGTCGGCGGGCGGCGGCATCACCATCCTTTCGGACCCGCAGGCTGAGTACGACGAAAGCCTGGCCAAGGCGTCCCGCCTTCTCGAAACCTTCGAGGCCGGCTCATGATCGTGATGATCGACAACTACGACAGCTTCGTCTTCAACGTGGCGCGCTACTTCGAGCGGCTTGGGCTGGACATGCGCGTCCTGCGCAACGATGCCGCCAGCGTCGAAGCCATCGTCGACATGGCGCCGAGCGCGGTGGTGATTTCGCCCGGTCCCTGCACGCCGGCGCAAGCCGGCATCTCCACCGAGGTCGTGCGGCGCCTGTCGGGGCACCTGCCGATTCTCGGCGTCTGCCTTGGCCACCAGGTCATCGGAGAGGCGTTCGGTGGCCGGGTCACGCATGCGCGGATGCCGCTGCATGGGCAGGCTTCGGACATTCTGCACAATGGCGAGCGGCTGTTCGTGGGGTTGCCCAATCCGGCGCGCGCAGGGCGCTACCATTCCCTCATCGTCGAGGAAACGCCGGAAATGGCGTCGGCGCTGACGGTCGATGCGCGATCGCCGGAGGGCGAGATCATGGCGCTCTCGCACCGCATCCATCCGACCTATGGCATCCAGTTCCACCCGGAATCGGTGCTGACGCCGGATGGCCTCGGCCTTATCGCCAACTTCATCGCCCTTGCCCGCCGGCAATGAGCCACGCCGGAACGAACCATCGGTCGGCCGGACCGTCATAGGGTACACGGTTGATGTCCCAATGCCGGATCAGCGGTGCATAGACGTCCCAGACCGACGGGCCGCCGCCGATATAGACGACCCGATCCGCAAAGCGGGACAGGACATGCGCCGGATCGTCACTGGAGCGGATTTCCACGATGGTCCTGTCGGCTCTCGCGAAATCGGGAAATGAGGCCACCGTGCGCGGCCCGGCAACGAGGACATGGCCGCGCGTGATCTCGAAGAAGCGTTCGACATCCTCGACGAACGGCCGCTCGCGGGCACCCTCCCAAGGCAGGACGCCGTTCAACCCAAGCTGCCCGCTACGGCCGATCGCGCAGATCGCGCGGACGTCAGCCATTCCTCACCTCCCCCATCCTGGACCCGGTCAGGCCACGGCCCGGTCGGGAAACCAGCTGCAGTCTATCTCATAGTCGCGGTCGGTGAAGTCCACCTCGGCGGCCAGGCGCTCGTAAGTCTTCAGGGACATCATCCGTCCCTCCCGGGCGAGGTGCCCCTGGTCTTCCAGGACACGCAAGGCGCGGTTGACGGACACGATGGACAGGCCGACGACATTGCCGATCAGTTGCTGGGACAGCGGCATCAGGAACCATTCGTTCTTCAGCCTGCCGGTTATGGACTGGCGCGCCCGCGTCTGCAGAAGGAAGAGCGCGACCCTGTCGCGCGGGTTCATGCTCGTCGAGGCGCGAAGCCTGTCCAGCATGGACATGCGTTCCAGCGTGACGAAGGTGAAGAACAGCGCCGCCAGCCGCGGGTGGTAGGCAAAGGCATCGCGCAGCCCCTCCTTGGGGAAGGGGCACAACTCCAGGTCGGTTGCGGCGGTATAGACGAGCGTAGACAGCTCGCAGCCGAGCTGGCTGATACCGACGACGTCTCCCGGGTGGAAAAGCTCGGTTATGATCTGCTGCCCCTCGACGTCCGTCGTGTGCGCGTAGAGCCATCCTTCCCGGACGACGAAGACGTTTCCGATGCGGGTTCGCCCGCCGATCACCGTGCTGCGGCGCGGCAGGCTCAGCTGGGTTCCCTCCATATGCGCCAGAAATGCCCGTTCCTCATCGGTTAGCGACAGATAGTGGGATAGCTTCGCAACCAGACAACTCGACATTCCCCCATCGCCTTCCCAACGGTTCGCTCAAACTGCGGCCATATAAGCGGGTTTCCACCTCAGATTGCTGAGAAATTGTCCCGTAATTAGCTGGACGGCAATGCTTTATTCGTTTGGAGCAATTTTTCGAAGGTTTAAAGCGGTTTAATGCAACTGTTGGTTGGGACGCTATAGATCGCGTATGGATGAGTTCTCGTTTCCGATATCTGGTAGCGGCGGCCCGCGTGATACCCGCGGGGAGGACGTCGAAGATCCGCTTCCGCTCGTCCGGGCACTTTTGTCGATCTCGAAGTCGACCCGTGCCTTCCTGGCGCTTCTTCTGTCCGATATCGGGCTGCATCTGGGCCAGGACCAGTTGATCGCCTGTCTTCGGCACGGCGAGCCGATGAGCGTCTCGACGCTGGCCGACCGAATCGCGGTACGCCCATCCACGGTTTCCAAGATGCTGGACCGGTTGGTCGAGAAGGGGGCGGTCCGCCGGGTCGTCAGCGAGGAAGACGCCCGCCGCACGATGGTTCTTCTGACGGAGGAAGGCGCCGCGCTGAAGCCGCGTGTCGCGCAGGTCTGGGCACGGCTCGAAAGCGAGTTGTCGGGCGGCATGACGCCGGAAGAGGCGCATGCTGTCAAGGACGCCATGGCGCGCATGGACCTCTTGCTGGCGGCGCGCCTGCGCCGCCATCGGTAAATCTTCTAAGAAATATCGGTTGAATCGGTTCAGAAGCCGTTCATCGCTTCTATGTATGGTCCGCGCGTGCACTCCACCGGGTGCTGGATTTGTCGGGTTTTTTGCGTATGCTCACACCACGCTCAGGCTCCAGGAAAAAGTCAGCCGATACATTGAGTTCCTCATTCAAGACCACAAGACGCACCGCCATGGGCTACGGCCTAGGCGGTATCATGACGGCCATCCTGGCGGGCCGCGCCTATGCCCAGGACGCTCAGCCTGCCCCCACCCAGCCGACCGAGGCGCCGCAGCCGCCCGCCGCACCTGCGCCGCCACCGGTCGAGCCGACCATGGTGGACCTGAACGCTTTCAGCTTCGACGCCCTTTCGGAAGCCATGCGGAACCGCGCGGCGCAGGCCTATGTCGAACCGGCCAACGATCTGCCGCAGCCGATCCAGGATCTCGATTACGACGGCTATCGGCGTATCCTGTTCCGCCGCGAGCGGACCGTCTGGGCCAACGACCCCTTCAACTTTCACCTGCAGGCCTATTTCCCGGGCTTCCTCTACAAGGTCACGACGCGCGTCCATATCGGCGACGGATCGCGCTTCGCGCCCTATCCGTTCTCGGGCGCGGATTTCGAGTTTCTCGCCCCGCTCGATCCGAACGTCTACCAGAACTTGCAATTGCCCGGCGTCGCCGGCTTCCGCCTGAACTACCCGCTGGATCGTCCCGACCGGTTCGACGAGCTGGTATCGTTTCTGGGGGCAAGCTATTTCCGCGCGCTCGGGATGGGCAATCGCTACGGCTTGTCGGCGCGCGGCCTTGCGCTGAACACCGCCACCAGCGTCGCCGAGGAGTTTCCCCGTTTCACGGCCTTCTACATCGTCCAGCCCAAGGAGGGCGACCGGACGATCCAGATCTACGCCGAAATGGACAGCCCAAGCGTTACCGGCGCCTATTCCTTCCTGATCCGGCCCGGCGCCGAAACGGTGATCGACGTCAACAAGCGGCTTTACTTCCGCCAGTCCGTCGAGCGGCTGGGTGTGGCGCCGCTGACGTCGATGTACTTCTTCGGCGAGAACGACCATCCCGAGCGGGAGGATTTCCGCCCCGAAGTCCACGATAGCGATGGCCTGTTCATCGAGCGGGTCAATGGCGAGCGCCTGTGGCGCCCCTTGAAGAACCCGACCGAGCTTGCGCTCAGCTATTTCGGCGAAAGCTCGCCGCGCCGCTTCGGCCTGCTGCAGCGCGACCGCGAGTTCGACCATTACCAGGATGTGGAGGCGCGCTACGAAGTCCGCCCCTCCCTCATCATCGAGCCGCAGGGAGACTGGGGCCGGGGTGTCGTCCAGCTGGTGGAGATTCCGACGGAGTCGGAAGCCAACGACAATATCGTCGCCTTCTGGGTGCCGGAAGAACGGCCCGAGGCGGGCAGCCAGTACGAATTCCGCTACCGCATGCGCTGGGGCCTGATCGAGGAGATGCGCAGCGACGTGGCCGTGGTCCTCGGCACCTTTGCCGGGCTCGGCGGCAACGCCGCCCATACGGGCGACATCAACACCCGCCGCTTCGAGATCAATTTCGACGGCGGCACGGCCGCCAACCTGCCCGGCGGATCGGTGGTCGAGCCCATCGTGGACATTCCGCAGAATGCCCGCATCGAGCATATCGGCGTCAACCGTCTGCCCGGCGGCGGCTGGCGCCTGTCGATCGAGTTGGAAAAGCTCGATAGCGCGCCTGTGGAACTGCGGGCCAAGCTGGCGGTCGGCGGTCGCGTGGTCAGCGAAACCTGGCTGTACCAATGGATCGGCCAATGACCGTAGACCTCACCGCGCCATCGGTGCCGCATCACAGGCACGAGGTGCCCCTGCCGAAGGTGCCGGCCGGCGTTCTCGTCGGGCGGCCGGACCTGTCGGAGGACGAGGTTCGCCGCGCCATCGCCGAGCGTCTGGCCTTCGAGGGTCGCAGCGGGCCCGAGCCGGACGTGGTGCTTCTGGCGGCGCGCATCGGCAAGCGCAAGGCCCTCGCATTCCT
This genomic window from Aureimonas sp. OT7 contains:
- a CDS encoding aminodeoxychorismate/anthranilate synthase component II, producing MIVMIDNYDSFVFNVARYFERLGLDMRVLRNDAASVEAIVDMAPSAVVISPGPCTPAQAGISTEVVRRLSGHLPILGVCLGHQVIGEAFGGRVTHARMPLHGQASDILHNGERLFVGLPNPARAGRYHSLIVEETPEMASALTVDARSPEGEIMALSHRIHPTYGIQFHPESVLTPDGLGLIANFIALARRQ
- a CDS encoding glucan biosynthesis protein G; protein product: MGYGLGGIMTAILAGRAYAQDAQPAPTQPTEAPQPPAAPAPPPVEPTMVDLNAFSFDALSEAMRNRAAQAYVEPANDLPQPIQDLDYDGYRRILFRRERTVWANDPFNFHLQAYFPGFLYKVTTRVHIGDGSRFAPYPFSGADFEFLAPLDPNVYQNLQLPGVAGFRLNYPLDRPDRFDELVSFLGASYFRALGMGNRYGLSARGLALNTATSVAEEFPRFTAFYIVQPKEGDRTIQIYAEMDSPSVTGAYSFLIRPGAETVIDVNKRLYFRQSVERLGVAPLTSMYFFGENDHPEREDFRPEVHDSDGLFIERVNGERLWRPLKNPTELALSYFGESSPRRFGLLQRDREFDHYQDVEARYEVRPSLIIEPQGDWGRGVVQLVEIPTESEANDNIVAFWVPEERPEAGSQYEFRYRMRWGLIEEMRSDVAVVLGTFAGLGGNAAHTGDINTRRFEINFDGGTAANLPGGSVVEPIVDIPQNARIEHIGVNRLPGGGWRLSIELEKLDSAPVELRAKLAVGGRVVSETWLYQWIGQ
- a CDS encoding LUD domain-containing protein, whose translation is MSARQAIFKRIAGAIGPARPAEEIAAEARALLADPEAVRPPTPRGDVGTRFMDAVARLPPGASVERIDDMSTLPVAVARRLAAMSLEPALKIQPTPDFQALDFEAAGIGLRDTVNDRTALSLAEAAIAETASLVIRSGPHMPVLDAFLPLHHLVAVRRRDILPYLDDFLDHADLGRSRNVVIVTGPSGTTDIEGSLVIGVHGPATLHIFVVDEG
- a CDS encoding dihydrofolate reductase — translated: MADVRAICAIGRSGQLGLNGVLPWEGARERPFVEDVERFFEITRGHVLVAGPRTVASFPDFARADRTIVEIRSSDDPAHVLSRFADRVVYIGGGPSVWDVYAPLIRHWDINRVPYDGPADRWFVPAWLIAGGQGR
- a CDS encoding Crp/Fnr family transcriptional regulator; the protein is MSSCLVAKLSHYLSLTDEERAFLAHMEGTQLSLPRRSTVIGGRTRIGNVFVVREGWLYAHTTDVEGQQIITELFHPGDVVGISQLGCELSTLVYTAATDLELCPFPKEGLRDAFAYHPRLAALFFTFVTLERMSMLDRLRASTSMNPRDRVALFLLQTRARQSITGRLKNEWFLMPLSQQLIGNVVGLSIVSVNRALRVLEDQGHLAREGRMMSLKTYERLAAEVDFTDRDYEIDCSWFPDRAVA
- a CDS encoding LutB/LldF family L-lactate oxidation iron-sulfur protein — its product is MSELATLPPFKTRAGEALADGWLKTAIDRTTGTARAKRAAIVGQWPDFQVARQRGKAIKDHVVANLGHYLAEFERNAVASGAHVHYASTADEAADLVVRLCKEAGARSVTRSKSMLGEEIGLPHALAEAGIERVETDLAEHIVQLAGERPSHIIWPALHKTREQISELFKATHDDPHGEETPEAMAASARRFLRVKFLEADIGISGANFLVADSGSVCTVTNEGNAEMTTTPPRVHIVTAGIEKLIPSAAHAATMLRLLVRSATGAALTQYTTFHTGPKRPGDLDGPDAFHIVLVDNGRTRMLADPELRDMLRCIRCGACMNHCPVFNQIGGHAYGGTYPGPMGAVLTPIFDGLEKSRDLVGACTLNGRCREVCPVDIPLPTLIKGWRDRSWREGLEPATMRSGVKAWVFLSTHPRLYRAVGRLGSLALRILGRGNGRIRRLPLAGGWTQFRDMPAPDGPSFLASQAARRRKKP
- a CDS encoding O-antigen ligase — translated: MRIARAWLIDPEHNRLYGVAAMTLSVFVFAYSTIFGPVSILAYYALWLPLIFVDYRKVLGSVVLAPWIVAFVAVALLSTFWSDAFSTTARASIQFATHALCALIAVNTLSVRTLTRGVVIGVVLVLVYSFLFGHYSYDALDGTYSFVGSFSSKNQLGLYASLGVYFGLAAVFILGERGLWRIGCLACVLLSAYGMVASQSATSILATAATILVTFGLRILLAFRPRHRRVILIVAILAVAALVPVLAGAGLADAVLGIFGKDSTLTGRTYLWAQGIAAGNENPLGGTGYYAYWVQGFPEAERLWYEFYIATRTGFHFHNTYIELYVELGFIGLLVMTFFLYRTLFGHLAALTRDARNPSAHLMFGLVTMFAIRSFVEIDIITPYTVGAFLMFYAAGLLVKRRRASAAAPVAVAMTARRGPHSADTEAATPAR
- the pabB gene encoding aminodeoxychorismate synthase component I encodes the protein MWTRRLFGTDPFEAARRLRPLGGLAFLDSAAAGPPLGRRSYVAAAPFRRYEIDSLDGDLAALRALLARYRIEAEDGGALAGAAIGAFSYDFAHRLERLRKPADWDDRARLAAFGLYGTVLTFDHVSGHAVMASAGFSQAYDRQTPATLRRDEAERQFDRIEVALAAETRPLPGNPPVTGFRSDFTRAEYQRAIERVRAYIHEGDIYQANIAQSFSADLPDGFDALAFHGALRQRNPAPFAAYLELPGETVVSSSPERFMALTGDAVETRPIKGTARRLPDPGEDRQQAEALLASVKDRAENVMIVDLLRNDLSRVAIADTVDAPVLCGLETFASVHHLVSVVTARLRPGFDALDIVAACFPGGSITGAPKIRAMDIITELERRRRGIYCGCIGYLGFDGSMDFNIAIRTVSLAAGRARLSAGGGITILSDPQAEYDESLAKASRLLETFEAGS
- a CDS encoding (Fe-S)-binding protein: MSEGQNRPAGDTPRVALFVTCLVNVMRPGIAECTIDLLEAAGARVEVPLAQTCCGQPAFNSGDADGGARMAKHQIPLLEDYDYVVVPSGSCGATMKHEWPKALASEPQWAARAEALAGRTYEVLTFLSDVMDFVPRTPPLATSATYHDTCSGLRELGIHDQPRRLLAAVEGLEMRPLPGADVCCGFGGTFCVKYPAISNAIVGEKADAIEGTGAAMLLGGDLGCLMNMAGKLQRRGSSVRVFHTVEVLAGAAGGPAIGEKGDGR
- a CDS encoding MarR family transcriptional regulator, with amino-acid sequence MSISKSTRAFLALLLSDIGLHLGQDQLIACLRHGEPMSVSTLADRIAVRPSTVSKMLDRLVEKGAVRRVVSEEDARRTMVLLTEEGAALKPRVAQVWARLESELSGGMTPEEAHAVKDAMARMDLLLAARLRRHR